A stretch of DNA from Serinibacter arcticus:
AGCATCACGGCCGCCATCGCGCCGATCGGGGTCGCTGCGGCCCGGACGGTGCCGCCGAGATCCGTCGGCGTCCCGCGCCGGGTCGGTGCGGACCGGGGGGTGCGGAAGAGGTCGGTCATGGTCCGAGCCTACGGAGCGGGGCGACTCAGCCCGTCAGGGCCGCACGCGTGAGCAGCGCGGCGGCGGCCACGAGCGCCGCCGTGACGGTGAGCAGCTCGAACAGGCGCTGGTCGACGGCGCGCAGCACGCGGCGCCCGATCCAGGCCCCCACCAGCACGACGGGCACGAGGACGAGGGTGAGCTGGAGCGTCGCAGGCGGGAAGAGCCCGAGCCCGGCGGAGAACGGCACCTTGGAGACGTTGACGAGCAGGAAGAACCAGGCGTTCGTGCCGACGAACCTCAGCTTGTCGACGCGGGCTGCGAGCAGGTAGACGGCCATCACCGGGCCGGCGGCGTTGGCGACCATCGTGGTGAATCCGGCCGCCGTGCCGGCCCCGATCGTGGCGGCGAGGTGCGGGTGGCCGGGGTTCGGCAGCGCGGCGGCGGGCCGGAGGCGCAGCCAGAGCTGCACCGAGAGCGCGGCGAGGATGCAGCCGGCGATGACCAGGGTCATGGTGCGGTCGTCGACGACGTTGATGAGCAGCGCGCCGAGAACGATACCGGGCAGGACGGCGGGGAGCAGGCGCCTCAGCATCGCCCAGTCCGCGCCGCGCCGGTACAGGCGGACGGCGATGACGTCGCCGACGATGAGGAGCAGCAGCACCGCCGCCGTCGACTCCTTCGCGGGGAGGAAGGTGGCGAAGCCGGCGACCGGGAGCGCGGCGACGCCGCCGATCGAGGTCTTCGCGATGCCGACCACGAGGGCCGAGACGCCGAGCACGAGCCACCCGAGCAGCGGGAGGTCGAGCGCGGCGAGGTCGCTCACGCGTCGGTGGCCGGGGCGCGCGTGGCCGGGGCGTCGGTGACGAGCGCGACGATGCGGTCGGCGAGCTCGGCCCGCCGCTCGGGGGGCAGCGCGATGCCGGAGAGTGCCTCGTGGACCCAGAGCCCGTCGGCCGCGATCACCGCGAGACGGTGGGAGTCGGGGACGTCGTCGTCCGGCCCGGGCAGCCAGCGTCCGGTCACGCCATGCCAGATCGCCGCGAGGTCGGGCGTGGCGCCCGACTCGAGGGCCAGCTGGAGCTCGGCCCGGCTCGCCGCCCGACGGTTGACGGCGACGTAGGCGAGCAGGCGCTGGGTCGGGGTGGCCCGTGCGGCGGTCGAGCCGCACGCCGCCTCGAGCTCGCGTTCCCACTGCTGGGCGACGTGCTCGTGCAGCGCGGTCACGAGCCCCTCGCGCGAGGGGAAGTGGTAGGTCACGCCGCCGCGCGTCAGGCCCGCGGCGGCGGCCACCGCGTCGAAGGTGACGGCGGCGACCCCCTGCTCCTCGACGACGGCCACGGCGGCGTCGAGGATGCGCATCCGGTTGCTCGGTCTCACGGGGTCAGCCTCCCAGGTCGGTGCGCGGGCCGCGCGGGGTGCTCAGTGGTTGTCCGCGAACGCCTGCGACTCGGTGCCAGGCGTGTAGCGCCGCAGCAGACGTCCGGTGACCGCCGTGCCGAGCGCGAGCACGACGGCGATGACCACCAGCGTCACGAGGTAGCCGGAGTCGAAGGCGCGGCCCGCGGCGTCGATCACCGCGGCGTCGCCGTCGGCGACCGCCAGGGCGTCGGCGAGGCTGGACCCGGCGCCGTCGGGCGCCCCGGCGGGCAGGCGGACGGTTGCGGAGTAGACCAGCGTGAGCAGGCTGCCCAGCAGCGCGACGGCGGTGAGCGAGCCGAACTCGTAGCTCACCTCCTCGACCGAGGCGGCCATGCCGGCGCGACGGGCCGGGACGTTGCCGACGATCGCGGCGGACGCGACCGACATCGTCGCCCCGAGGCCCGCCCCGGTGACCACGAGGGCGACGACGAGTGCCGGCAGCAGGTCGGCGCGGGCGGCCAGCACGAGGCCGATCGTCCCGAGCGTGGCCAGGCCGAGCCCGCCGGTGACGAGCACGAGCAGGCCGACGCGGTGCAGGAGCGCGCCGCCGAGGAGCGCCGTCGGGAGCGTACCGAGGGCGACGGCGGCCACCAGCAGCCCGGCCTCGATCGGCTCGAAGCCCTCGACCAGCTGGAAGCGCTGGGTGATGACGAGCTGCGCGCCGGCGACGGCGAACATCGCGGTGGCCGCGCCCGCGACCCCGGCGGAGAACGCGGGGTTGCGGAACACGGAGAACTCGAGCAGCGGATCGGCCAGGCGGCGCTGGCGACGGACGAACAGCGTGAGGGCGACGACGGCGGTCGCGGCCGACGCGGCGATCAGGCCCCACTGCTGCGGCAGGTGCGCGAGCTCCTTGATCGTCAGGACGGCCCCGACGAGGCCGACCATCGCCAGGAGCGAGGACAGGAGGTCCCAGTGCTTGGTCGGATCGCCCGAGTCGGCCGGGGTGAGCGCGAGGGTGGCGATCGCCGCGACGACCACGACCGGAACGTTGACGAGGAAGACCGAGCCCCACCAGAACTGCGTGAGCAGGAGACCGCCGACGATGGGGCCGAGCGCCGACCCGACGACGGCGATGCTGCCCCAGACGGCGAGCGCGAGGTTCCGCTCCCGCTCGATGCTGAACGTGAGGCGGACCAGCGCGAGCGTGGCGGGCATCATCGCGGCTGCCCCGACGGCCAGCAGTGCGCGGGCGCCGATCAGGACGGCCGGGTCGGGGGCGAACGCGGCGAGCAGCGAGGCCGTGCCGAAGATCGCGAGGCCGGCCAGGAACATCCGCCGGTGCC
This window harbors:
- a CDS encoding TetR/AcrR family transcriptional regulator — translated: MRPSNRMRILDAAVAVVEEQGVAAVTFDAVAAAAGLTRGGVTYHFPSREGLVTALHEHVAQQWERELEAACGSTAARATPTQRLLAYVAVNRRAASRAELQLALESGATPDLAAIWHGVTGRWLPGPDDDVPDSHRLAVIAADGLWVHEALSGIALPPERRAELADRIVALVTDAPATRAPATDA
- a CDS encoding sulfite exporter TauE/SafE family protein encodes the protein MSDLAALDLPLLGWLVLGVSALVVGIAKTSIGGVAALPVAGFATFLPAKESTAAVLLLLIVGDVIAVRLYRRGADWAMLRRLLPAVLPGIVLGALLINVVDDRTMTLVIAGCILAALSVQLWLRLRPAAALPNPGHPHLAATIGAGTAAGFTTMVANAAGPVMAVYLLAARVDKLRFVGTNAWFFLLVNVSKVPFSAGLGLFPPATLQLTLVLVPVVLVGAWIGRRVLRAVDQRLFELLTVTAALVAAAALLTRAALTG
- a CDS encoding MFS transporter, giving the protein MNQLTSRRRWGVLATVAAGLLLITLDNSILYTALPTLTAELGATGSQSLWIINAYPVVMAGLLLGSGTLGDRIGHRRMFLAGLAIFGTASLLAAFAPDPAVLIGARALLAVGAAAMMPATLALVRLTFSIERERNLALAVWGSIAVVGSALGPIVGGLLLTQFWWGSVFLVNVPVVVVAAIATLALTPADSGDPTKHWDLLSSLLAMVGLVGAVLTIKELAHLPQQWGLIAASAATAVVALTLFVRRQRRLADPLLEFSVFRNPAFSAGVAGAATAMFAVAGAQLVITQRFQLVEGFEPIEAGLLVAAVALGTLPTALLGGALLHRVGLLVLVTGGLGLATLGTIGLVLAARADLLPALVVALVVTGAGLGATMSVASAAIVGNVPARRAGMAASVEEVSYEFGSLTAVALLGSLLTLVYSATVRLPAGAPDGAGSSLADALAVADGDAAVIDAAGRAFDSGYLVTLVVIAVVLALGTAVTGRLLRRYTPGTESQAFADNH